The following proteins are encoded in a genomic region of Drosophila miranda strain MSH22 chromosome 4, D.miranda_PacBio2.1, whole genome shotgun sequence:
- the LOC108162121 gene encoding proline-rich protein 36 isoform X2, with protein sequence MSERSKGDVSRVNSNPNTPRVVKNPLLSASVTGLSYEDFPNKPQLLPAAPPVVHAPPPAPTPVLIAGILNREPKTLVTVGQPSSIDDSEALDEINLNTSSEDSSGVSGGSSTAYLRGTGDGNANPLLEPPPGAGNDSLLSQAASSFTALPSVASNVFSTFSKRIYAGTKESEEPKLDIQPTYIQQAGHYAPPPVAAAPPPPFYAAPPAAVNEIVAAPEPPKFYAPTEVPAPNVGIASAPPPTASGNPNTYRFTARKKLYAPIPGFTEQSAQGPQIPQAPQAGLPFQTPPYPAQQAAPFEISSASPFEIQGAPPAAAAAPTEERKSGGGLFSLSNLVPTGVLQNISGLVQSATGRSSEQAASNPPPSGGGYFDINTVAPANPSNYFGGPSAATPPAGSYFVPAAVPEAATAISQLPVGGFFPQPANPIATAAVASVAAPPTVGGFFGAIPPANPPATDINPISGAPPVGGFFTPGVTTVPPTVGGFYTPVSAPIEINPIAEAPPPAAAAIPPTSALAGGFTANPGVVSSVTTSTTAAPPPIGGFFDPNPAAFGIPPTSTVGGFFTPAAVPPVATAAPVPPVATVTAAAPPLVGGFFAPAGAGPPSNATPLAGPPLGTAPPLAGPPLGSAATGAGPPPAAGQASYRLQKGTRLYKSPLTAQETATASAFGTPFATTASAPAAVFNPFGIGASGVFNPLAGNPPAGQQESEDNSAVALFAPPPAPVAGQTIDQGPAPPAAFASTNQGSPFPAPQPGPQATPFFIPQTGDRPPVPTSQETAPSSQGISFFEAPPASDIALFTPPPVQETAAAPIELKPIETQGISFFAPQPDLAPSAAQEIPLFVPAAVDAPPEGHPLYPPTSTAVAEDIPAAESPLFVPVPTSAADQSQGVPLYPPETATSNASSSVLFAASEHQPSPPLFEAVQPASTEAVDSSASDFFGSAKAEAVAASANTETAYSPFGQTVNTPSQVLQTPPAQDLLPPPIGFVAPQQPEAEPEPEVAAAAPPAEFGGVTEALALAHPPLAPSPLQSFFSQPATAAPEDFNFFAAPGSSLFPELPQQRGIAPPPLAQEPPPVAAESGIAPGLGFDQFLSQSQQAQSHNSIGNSNENSYQQNSSVNSFSGYFGGPTVTEAPAPATTTAAAVPLAAPVTNCDPSYFFDQVPQPQAPTNANEDQRIQNFFNNPPLQDQPAAPGELKYDIVHSGLPVKQLQARSQTPISNLVEPPSSSACSEFSTLAPAAATVPATAPETNPTVERQTGEDLLQLHQAELPEEILKELRMAAKATTSDKAATPPVSIVYTPAVVHWFYKRRVDAKHIWTPFSHYDSALLETSLHNEDSTLIVPVEGGRYDVSIKERTKTPVYWEGKGIEVRRCSWFYKGVDSKYVPYSEDTAALLEDEYKRSAETGEWHQKIMLANGEQVVFHGPTVIVHFLPQQNSDSWGASAQSSMRPRVVKRDLDDFVIKQGESQRVDHLLFMVHGIGSACDLKMRSVEEVVDDFRDIAQQLVQSHYKNSTDMGLVGRVEVLPISWHGHLHSEEEGIDEKLKSITLESIPRLRNFTNDTLLDVLFYTSPKYCQKIMNTVADALNEVYLKYRFRHPEFNGGVSLAGHSLGSLILFDLLCHQEPLKESEEENKENPDQLPQKNENNYKKVQLPSGDLLPRQVSYTMGPAGTGQPVINYTQLIFHPKKFFALGSPIGMFVTIRGIDQLGLDFHLPTCPGFYNIFHPFDPVAYRIEALVNADMNGIRPVLIPHHKGRKRMHLELRETMTRVGADIKQRFMDTFKTTLDSVNFLATVTKVKKEAEETLEKQVLNQTSSQFQKENDDQEDISVASTSTKTRNRTYSNSTTASDPEFVELDFPLGKLNDSKRVDYVLQEAPLEFINEYIFALSSHVCYWGSEDTILFVMKEIYASLGISTDSQVPQQSMTIERPGSFDSNQSLLPM encoded by the exons ATGTCCGAAAGATCCAAAGGTGACGTGTCTCGCGTAAACAGCAATCCAAATACGCCGCGTGTCGTTAAAAATCCATTACTTAGCGCCTCGGTAACCGGACTCAGCTACGAAGACTTTCCCAACAAGCCGCAACTGTTGCCCGCCGCCCCGCCCGTGGTGCATGCCCCGCCGCCAGCACCCACACCCGTCCTGATCGCTGGCATTCTGAATCGCG AGCCAAAAACTTTGGTGACCGTGGGACAGCCGTCGAGCATCGATGACAGCGAAGCCCTCGACGAGATCAACTTGAATACGAGCAGCGAGGACTCGAGTGGAGTCAGTGGTGGATCGTCGACTGCGTATCTGCGTGGCACAGGCGATGGTAATGCCAATCCCTTGCTAGAACCACCCCCGGGCGCTGGAAACGATTCATTGTTGAGCCAGGCGGCCTCATCCTTCACAGCATTGCCCTCGGTGGCCTCCAATGTGTTTTCCACCTTCTCCAAGAGAATCTACGCGGGCACAAAGGAATCGGAAGAGCCTAAGTTGGACATCCAACCCACGTACATACAGCAGGCGGGACACTACGCCCCACCGCCAGTAGctgcagcaccaccaccaccattcTACGCGGCACCACCGGCGGCAGTGAATGAGATTGTTGCTGCCCCAGAACCACCCAAGTTCTATGCCCCCACGGAGGTGCCAGCCCCGAACGTAGGCATCGCCAGTGCACCACCACCCACCGCATCGGGAAATCCCAACACCTATCGATTCACCGCCAGAAAGAAGCTATACGCACCGATTCCTGGCTTCACCGAGCAGTCGGCACAGGGTCCGCAGATTCCACAGGCCCCACAGGCAGGTTTGCCCTTCCAGACGCCACCATATCCAGCCCAACAGGCAGCTCCATTTGAGATATCATCAGCATCTCCTTTTGAGATACAAGGAGCtcccccagcagcagcagcagctcccacAGAGGAGCGCAAATCCGGCGGAGGACTATTTTCTCTGTCCAATCTTGTGCCCACTGGCGTGCTGCAAAACATCTCCGGACTTGTACAGTCCGCCACAGGCAGGAGCAGCGAGCAGGCAGCCAGTAATCCTCCACCATCTGGCGGGGGTTACTTTGACATCAACACAGTCGCTCCAGCAAATCCGAGCAACTATTTCGGTGGCCCATCAGCGGCGACACCGCCAGCGGGAAGCTACTTTGTGCCTGCCGCAGTTCCTgaggcagcgacagcgatTTCTCAACTACCTGTAGGTGGGTTCTTTCCACAGCCAGCCAATCCGATAGCGACAGCTGCTGTAGCTTCAGTCGCGGCTCCTCCCACAGTTGGAGGATTCTTTGGGGCAATACCACCTGCTAATCCGCCAGCAACTGATATCAATCCCATCTCGGGAGCACCACCAGTTGGAGGATTCTTTACACCAGGTGTGACAACAGTTCCTCCCACAGTTGGAGGATTCTATACGCCCGTTTCGGCACCGATTGAGATCAATCCTATTGCTGAAGCACCCCcaccggcagcagcagctattCCCCCAACATCTGCACTTGCAGGAGGATTTACTGCAAACCCAGGAGTAGTGTCATCTGTGACTACATCCACGACAGCAGCTCCTCCGCCAATTGGAGGATTCTTTGATCCTAATCCAGCAGCATTTGGTATTCCTCCCACTTCCACAGTTGGAGGATTCTTTACGCCAGCAGCAGTTCCACCTGTGGCCACAGCAGCACCTGTTCCACCTGTTGCCacagtaacagcagcagctcctccACTAGTAGGAGGATTCTTTGCACCCGCAGGAGCAGGGCCACCATCCAACGCAACTCCACTGGCAGGACCACCTCTGGGGACAGCACCTCCATTGGCAGGACCACCTTTAGGATCAGCAGCAACTGGCGCTGGACCACCACCTGCCGCTGGACAGGCATCGTATCGCCTCCAGAAGGGCACACGTCTCTACAAGAGTCCATTGACGGCACAGGAAACTGCCACAGCGTCTGCTTTCGGCACTCCCTTTGCCACAACAGCATCTGCCCCAGCTGCCGTCTTCAATCCATTTGGAATTGGAGCTTCAGGAGTATTTAATCCATTAGCTGGCAACCCACCAGCTGGTCAGCAGGAGAGCGAAGATAACTCAGCCGTTGCACTTTTTGCACCTCCTCCTGCACCAGTTGCAGGACAGACCATAGATCAAGGACCGGCTCCTCCAGCTGCCTTTGCATCGACTAATCAGGGAAGTCCCTTCCCCGCTCCACAGCCAGGACCCCAGGCAACGCCATTCTTCATTCCACAAACGGGGGACAGACCTCCAGTACCCACCAGCCAGGAAACTGCACCATCCAGCCAAGGAATATCCTTCTTTGAAGCACCTCCGGCATCGGACATTGCTCTCTTCACGCCGCCACCCGTCCAG gaaacagcagcagcaccaatcGAATTAAAACCAATCGAAACACAAGGAATATCTTTCTTTGCACCGCAGCCAGATCTCGCACCTTCAGCAGCCCAAGAGATTCCACTGTTTGTCCCGGCAGCAGTTGACGCACCTCCAGAAGGACATCCCTTGTATCCACCTACATCTACAGCAGTCGCAGAGGATATTCCTGCAGCTGAGAGCCCCTTATTTGTGCCAGTGCCAACATCGGCAGCAGATCAGAGTCAGGGAGTACCTCTCTATCCACCAGAAACAGCCACATCTAACGCTTCATCTAGCGTTCTCTTTGCTGCATCGGAGCATCAACCGAGTCCACCATTATTCGAAGCTGTTCAACCAGCATCCACTGAGGCAGTTGATTCTTCAGCAAGCGATTTCTTTGGATCTGCCAAGGCTGAAGCTGTCGCTGCCTCTGCAAACACCGAAACGGCTTACAGCCCATTCGGACAGACGGTGAACACACCCTCGCAAGTGCTGCAGACACCACCGGCACAAGATTTACTGCCACCGCCTATAGGATTTGTTGCGCCACAACAaccagaggcagagccagagccagaggtGGCCGCTGCCGCTCCTCCAGCAGAATTCGGAGGAGTTACCGAAGCACTAGCCCTAGCCCACCCACCACTTGCACCATCGCCGCTTCAGAGCTTCTTTTCGCAGCCAGCGACTGCTGCCCCAGAGGATTTCAACTTTTTTGCCGCACCAGGCAGCAGCCTGTTTCCAGAACTGCCACAGCAGCGGGGCATAGCGCCGCCCCCTTTGGCACAGGAGCCACCGCCGGTAGCAGCAGAATCTGGTATTGCACCAGGACTGGGCTTTGATCAATTTCTAAGCCAATCCCAGCAAGCGCAAAGCCACAACTCCATTGGAAATTCAAATGAGAATTCCTATCAACAAAATTCAAGTGTCAATTCATTCTCTGGCTATTTTGGTGGCCCCACTGTGACAgaagccccagccccagccacaaccacagcagcagcagtgccaCTTGCCGCTCCAGTTACTAACTGTGACCCCTCCTATTTCTTTGATCAagtgccacagccacaggccCCGACAAACGCTAACGAGGATCAACGCATACAGAACTTCTTCAACAACCCGCCACTGCAGGACCAGCCAGCGGCACCGGGCGAACTCAAATACGATATAGTGCACAGCGGTCTGCCCGTCAAACAGTTACAGGCACGCTCCCAGACACCCATCTCCAATTTGGTGGAGCCCCCATCCTCGTCTGCCTGCTCAGAGTTTTCGACActggcaccagcagcagcaacagttccAGCAACAGCTCCGGAAACCAATCCAACAGTCGAACGTCAAACGGGCGAGGATCTACTGCAGTTGCATCAAGCGGAATTGCCGGAAGAGATTTTGAAAGAGCTCAGAATGGCCGCAAAGGCAACGACAAGCGACAAGGCAGCCACGCCCCCTGTTTCTATA GTTTATACGCCTGCTGTGGTCCATTGGTTCTACAAACGTAGAGTGGACGCGAAACATATTTGGACACCATTCAGTCACTATGATTCAGCGCTGCTTGAGACCAGCCTCCACAATG AAGATTCCACACTGATTGTGCCCGTCGAGGGTGGCCGCTATGATGTCAGCATCAAGGAACGCACCAAAACCCCCGTCTATTGGGAGGGCAAGGGCATTGAGGTGCGCCGCTGCTCGTGGTTCTACAAGGGCGTAGACTCCAAGTATGTGCCCTATTCTGAGGACACGGCCGCACTGCTGGAAGACGAGTACAAACGTTCGGCAGAGACTGGCGAATGGCATCAGAAGATAATGCTGGCCAACGGTGAACAGGTGGTCTTCCATGGGCCCACAGTCATCGTGCATTTCCTGCCACAACAGAATTCGGATTCGTGGGGGGCCAGCGCACAGAGCTCCATGCGTCCGCGGGTGGTCAAGAGGGATCTGGATGACTTTGTCATCAAGCAGGGCGAGTCCCAGCGTGTGGATCATCTGTTGTTTATGGTCCATGGCATTGGTTCGGCCTGTGATCTGAAAATGCGTTCAGTGGAGGAAGTGG TGGATGATTTCAGAGACATTGCCCAGCAGCTGGTTCAGTCGCACTACAAGAACTCCACAGATATGGGCCTGGTGGGTCGTGTCGAAGTTTTGCCCATCTCCTGGCATGGCCACTTACACTCCGAGGAGGAGGGCATCGATGAGAAGCTAAAATCCATTACCCTAGAGTCCATACCACGGCTACGTAACTTTACCAACGACACTCTGCTGGACGTACTCTTCTACACCAGTCCCAAGTATTGTCAAAAGATTATGAACACGGTGGCCGATGCTCTCAATGAAGTCTATCTGAAGTACAGATTCCGGCATCCGGAATTCAACGGCGGCGTCTCATTGGCCGGCCACAGTCTGGGGTCACTGATCCTATTCGATCTGCTGTGCCATCAGGAGCCACTCAAAGAGAGCGAAGAGGAGAATAAGGAGAACCCAGACCAGCTGCCGCAGAAGAACGAAAACAACTACAAGAAAGTGCAACTGCCCTCCGGCGATCTGCTGCCGAGGCAGGTCAGCTACACCATGGGTCCGGCCGGCACTGGACAGCCGGTCATCAACTACACACAGCTCATCTTCCACCCGAAGAAGTTCTTTGCCCTGGGCTCGCCCATCGGCATGTTTGTGACCATTCGGGGCATCGACCAGCTTGGCCTGGACTTTCACCTGCCCACATGTCCGGGTTTCTACAATATATTCCATCCCTTCGATCCGGTGGCCTATCGGATTGAGGCTCTCGTCAATGCGGATATGAATGGTATACGTCCTGTTCTCATACCCCATCACAAGGGACGCAAGCGCATGCATCTGGAGCTGAGGGAGACTATGACGCGTGTGGGGGCAGATATTAAGCAGAGATTCATGGACACATTCAAGACCACCCTGGACAGTGTGAACTTCTTGGCCACGGTGACCAAAGTTAAAAAGGAGGCAGAAGAGACGCTCGAAAAGCAGGTCTTAAATCAG ACTTCGTCGCAGTTCCAGAAAGAAAACGATGATCAAGAGGATATTTCTGTGGCCAGCACATCCACAAAGACAAGAAATCGCACATATTCCAACTCGACAACGGCCTCAGATCCAGAGTTTGTAGAACTGGACTTTCCGCTAGGCAAACTGAACGATTCGAAGCGCGTCGACTATGTGCTGCAAGAGGCACCGCTGGAGTTTATCAATGAGTACATCTTTGCCTTGAGCAGTCATGTCTGCTACTG GGGCTCTGAAGACACAATCCTGTTTGTGATGAAGGAAATCTATGCCAGCCTCGGGATCAGCACCGACAGCCAGGTGCCCCAGCAATCCATGACCATCGAGAGGCCCGGCTCATTTGACAGTAATCAGTCGCTGTTGCCGATGTga